A window from Micromonospora terminaliae encodes these proteins:
- a CDS encoding carboxymuconolactone decarboxylase family protein: protein MSLEARIQNPAALLPDAVKAVNFLYKAAHSAGVPATTLELVHLRASQINGCSACVDSGARNARKNGETEERLFAVAVWRETPYFTDAERAALALAEHATRLADRSDAVPDAVWDEAARHFGEKELAALVLWIATTNFFNRINATTRQPAPQNWG from the coding sequence ATGTCTCTCGAGGCTCGCATCCAGAACCCGGCGGCTCTCCTCCCCGACGCCGTGAAGGCGGTCAACTTCCTCTACAAGGCGGCGCACTCGGCAGGCGTGCCCGCGACCACCCTGGAACTGGTCCACCTGCGGGCCAGCCAGATCAACGGCTGCAGCGCCTGCGTCGACTCGGGCGCGCGGAACGCCCGCAAGAACGGTGAGACCGAGGAGCGGCTCTTCGCGGTGGCCGTCTGGCGGGAGACGCCGTACTTCACCGACGCCGAGCGGGCCGCCCTCGCTCTGGCCGAGCACGCGACCCGGCTCGCCGACCGGAGTGACGCCGTGCCGGACGCGGTGTGGGACGAGGCGGCCCGGCACTTCGGCGAGAAGGAACTGGCGGCGCTCGTGCTCTGGATCGCCACCACCAACTTCTTCAACCGGATCAACGCCACGACGCGGCAGCCGGCCCCGCAGAACTGGGGCTGA
- a CDS encoding HAD family hydrolase produces MSGRPSAVVFDADETLVDLRPAVTGALAAVLEEMRRWTPAAAGVSLADLEADWGAVFGALSAAPVQEIRRAALARSLARAGLDDHLDEFAALFFARRFALTRPYPDARPALAALRPRHLLGFATNGNSRAERCGLAGEFAFELYAHENGLPKKPAAEFYAAVVAAAGLPAEHVVYVGDSPEHDVHAAQRAGLRAIWLNRGRLPRPPGLAPDAEVSTLAELPDVLARLEPAKA; encoded by the coding sequence ATGAGCGGACGGCCCTCCGCCGTCGTCTTCGACGCCGACGAGACCCTGGTCGACCTGCGCCCGGCGGTCACCGGCGCGCTGGCGGCCGTACTCGAGGAGATGCGGCGGTGGACCCCGGCGGCGGCCGGCGTGTCGCTCGCGGACCTGGAGGCGGACTGGGGCGCGGTGTTCGGGGCGCTGAGCGCCGCGCCGGTGCAGGAGATCCGGCGGGCGGCCCTGGCCCGGTCCCTGGCCCGCGCCGGCCTGGACGACCACCTGGACGAGTTCGCCGCGCTCTTCTTCGCCCGCCGGTTCGCGCTGACCCGGCCGTATCCGGACGCCCGGCCGGCGCTGGCCGCGCTGCGCCCCCGCCACCTGCTCGGCTTCGCCACCAACGGCAACAGTCGCGCCGAACGTTGCGGGCTGGCCGGCGAGTTCGCCTTCGAGCTGTACGCGCACGAGAACGGCCTGCCCAAGAAGCCGGCGGCGGAGTTCTACGCGGCCGTGGTGGCGGCCGCCGGGCTCCCCGCCGAGCACGTCGTGTACGTGGGGGACTCGCCGGAGCATGACGTGCACGCGGCCCAGCGCGCCGGGCTGCGGGCGATCTGGCTGAACCGGGGCCGCCTGCCCCGCCCGCCGGGGCTCGCTCCCGACGCCGAAGTGTCCACCCTGGCCGAACTGCCCGATGTGCTCGCCCGCCTCGAACCCGCGAAAGCCTGA
- the rlmB gene encoding 23S rRNA (guanosine(2251)-2'-O)-methyltransferase RlmB, with amino-acid sequence MAGNSQRRGRRLTPKAGAPKGSGGKNKDSLAGRGRTLPADERPWHKAYSGTEKLPQRTAWKQEKERRAAAEEGRAPKIGQPGSKDTTWGKGGGRGVPAAAKGRGGKPAGRSGPRVAPGRKANPAKDSPELLVGRNPVLESLRAQVPATALYTAQGIDIDDRVNEIVRTAADRGIAILEISRAELDRMTGGVLHQGVGLQVPPFAYEPFEDLMAASLEQAAPLLVALDGVTDPRNLGAVIRSAAAFGAQGVFVPERRAAGITATAWRTSAGAAARVPVAQVTNLTRSLKACKDAGFIVVGLDADGQTDLYDLEAAVGPLVVVVGSEGRGLSRLVGETCDLTVSIPMVSDVESLNASVAAAVTLAEVARRRSVEA; translated from the coding sequence ATGGCCGGCAACTCGCAGCGCCGTGGCCGGCGACTGACGCCGAAGGCGGGCGCCCCCAAGGGCTCCGGGGGCAAGAACAAGGACTCCCTCGCCGGGCGGGGCCGCACCCTGCCCGCCGACGAGCGGCCCTGGCACAAGGCCTACTCGGGCACCGAGAAGCTGCCGCAGCGCACCGCCTGGAAGCAGGAGAAGGAGCGCCGCGCGGCCGCCGAGGAGGGGCGCGCCCCCAAGATCGGACAGCCGGGCAGCAAGGACACCACCTGGGGCAAGGGCGGGGGGCGGGGCGTCCCCGCCGCGGCGAAGGGCCGCGGCGGCAAGCCCGCCGGCCGGTCCGGGCCGCGGGTCGCACCCGGCCGCAAGGCGAACCCCGCCAAGGACAGCCCGGAGCTGCTGGTCGGGCGGAACCCGGTGCTGGAGTCGCTGCGCGCCCAGGTGCCGGCGACCGCTCTCTACACGGCCCAGGGCATCGACATCGACGACCGGGTCAACGAGATCGTTCGCACCGCCGCCGACCGGGGCATCGCGATCCTGGAGATCAGCCGGGCCGAGCTGGACCGGATGACCGGCGGCGTGCTGCACCAGGGCGTCGGCCTCCAGGTGCCGCCGTTCGCGTACGAGCCGTTCGAGGACCTGATGGCGGCCTCGCTGGAGCAGGCCGCCCCGCTGCTGGTCGCGCTCGACGGGGTCACCGACCCGCGCAACCTCGGCGCGGTCATCCGGTCGGCCGCCGCGTTCGGCGCGCAGGGTGTCTTCGTACCCGAGCGGCGGGCCGCCGGGATCACCGCGACCGCCTGGCGGACCAGCGCCGGCGCGGCCGCGCGGGTGCCGGTCGCCCAGGTCACCAACCTGACCCGGTCGCTCAAGGCGTGCAAGGACGCCGGCTTCATCGTGGTCGGCCTGGACGCCGACGGGCAGACCGACCTCTACGACCTGGAGGCCGCGGTCGGCCCGCTGGTCGTGGTGGTCGGCTCGGAGGGGCGCGGCCTGTCCCGGCTGGTGGGGGAGACCTGCGACCTGACCGTGAGCATCCCGATGGTCTCCGACGTCGAGTCGCTCAACGCCAGCGTCGCCGCGGCGGTCACCCTCGCCGAGGTCGCCCGCCGCCGTTCGGTCGAGGCGTAA
- a CDS encoding helix-turn-helix domain-containing protein, producing the protein MSRAVEESNRAMLRARDAMDRAYAEPLDVPALARIAHVSAAHFIRTFRATFGETPHRYLQRRRVERAMYLLVQTDQPVTEICHLVGFGSLGTFSRTFRDIVGESPSAYRRRKAAVAANVPSCFTKAWMRPSTTAGEPVTFG; encoded by the coding sequence GTGAGCCGGGCCGTCGAGGAGTCGAACCGGGCGATGCTGCGCGCCCGGGACGCCATGGACCGGGCGTACGCGGAGCCGCTCGACGTGCCGGCGCTGGCCCGCATCGCGCACGTCTCGGCGGCGCACTTCATCCGCACCTTCCGGGCCACCTTCGGCGAGACGCCGCACCGCTACCTGCAACGGCGGCGCGTCGAGCGGGCCATGTACCTGCTGGTGCAGACCGACCAGCCGGTCACCGAGATCTGCCACCTGGTCGGCTTCGGCAGCCTCGGCACGTTCAGCCGGACCTTCCGCGACATCGTCGGCGAGTCACCGTCGGCCTACCGGCGTCGCAAGGCGGCGGTGGCGGCGAACGTGCCGAGTTGTTTCACCAAGGCGTGGATGCGGCCGAGCACGACGGCGGGTGAACCCGTCACTTTTGGATAA
- a CDS encoding ABC transporter ATP-binding protein, with translation MATVTYAKASRIYPGTERPAVNQLDLQIGDGEFLVLVGPSGCGKSTSLRMLAGLEDVDDGAIYIDDRDVTHLPPKARDIAMVFQNYALYPHMTVYENMAFALKLRKTSKSEIDRRVKEAAGLLQLEEFLSRKPKALSGGQRQRVAMGRAIVREPQVFLMDEPLSNLDAKLRVQTRTQIASLQAKLGVTTVYVTHDQVEAMTMGHRVAVMLDGVLQQVDTPRALYDTPANVFVAGFMGSPAMNIKTVPLTENGAAFAELNVPLTREQVEAARAEGGDGKVTVGFRPEDCDLVSPTEGGMPVVVELVEDLGSDANVYGHAALEGHNERFVVRTDRRSMPNMGDTVFVKPRTGRSHVFHAATGNRI, from the coding sequence ATGGCTACGGTCACCTACGCGAAGGCGTCCCGGATCTACCCGGGCACCGAACGCCCCGCGGTCAACCAGCTCGACCTCCAGATCGGCGACGGGGAGTTCCTCGTCCTGGTCGGCCCGTCGGGTTGCGGCAAGTCCACCAGCCTCCGGATGCTCGCCGGCCTGGAGGACGTCGACGACGGCGCGATCTACATCGACGACCGGGACGTCACCCACCTCCCGCCGAAGGCCCGCGACATCGCGATGGTCTTCCAGAACTACGCCCTCTACCCGCACATGACGGTGTACGAGAACATGGCGTTCGCCCTCAAGCTGCGCAAGACCTCGAAGTCGGAGATCGACCGGCGGGTCAAGGAGGCGGCCGGGCTGCTCCAGCTGGAGGAGTTCCTCAGCCGCAAGCCGAAGGCGCTCTCCGGTGGCCAGCGCCAGCGTGTCGCCATGGGCCGCGCGATCGTCCGCGAGCCGCAGGTCTTCCTCATGGACGAGCCGCTGTCGAACCTCGACGCCAAGCTCCGGGTGCAGACCCGCACGCAGATCGCGTCGCTCCAGGCCAAGCTGGGCGTCACCACGGTCTACGTCACCCACGACCAGGTCGAGGCCATGACCATGGGTCACCGGGTCGCGGTCATGCTCGACGGCGTCCTCCAGCAGGTGGACACCCCGCGGGCGCTCTACGACACCCCGGCCAACGTCTTCGTCGCGGGCTTCATGGGCTCCCCGGCCATGAACATCAAGACCGTGCCGCTGACCGAGAACGGCGCCGCGTTCGCCGAGCTGAACGTGCCGCTGACCCGCGAGCAGGTCGAGGCGGCCCGCGCCGAGGGCGGCGACGGCAAGGTGACCGTCGGCTTCCGTCCGGAGGACTGCGACCTGGTCAGCCCGACCGAGGGCGGCATGCCGGTCGTGGTCGAGCTGGTCGAGGACCTGGGCTCCGACGCCAACGTCTACGGCCACGCCGCGCTCGAGGGCCACAACGAGCGGTTCGTGGTCCGCACCGACCGGCGCTCCATGCCGAACATGGGCGACACCGTGTTCGTCAAGCCGCGCACCGGCCGCAGCCACGTCTTCCACGCCGCCACCGGCAACCGGATCTGA
- a CDS encoding EamA family transporter has translation MRERPGVGLGLALLSALTFATSGTFARPLITGDWSAEAVVLARVGIAALVLAVPALLALRGRWPVLRRNAGTLVVFGLLGVALAQACFFNAVRYLPVGVALLLEYLGIVLVVGWMWLVHGQRPRALTVAGSVTALCGLVFVLDLTGAGSLDPVGVLWGLGAGVGLAGYFVIAGRVDPALPSVVMASGGMAVGALVLLLLGLVGALPLRAGTADVSFAGHEMSWLVPIAGLSLIAAVVAYLTGVAGARLLGARLSSFVGLTEVMFAVLIAWLVLDELPTAVQLLGGALIVAGVALVRVDELRAAPEAAPSATAEPALAAER, from the coding sequence ATGCGTGAACGGCCCGGCGTCGGCCTCGGCCTGGCGCTGCTCTCCGCGCTCACCTTCGCCACCTCGGGCACCTTCGCCCGACCGCTGATCACCGGCGACTGGTCCGCCGAGGCCGTGGTGCTCGCCCGGGTCGGCATCGCCGCGCTGGTGCTCGCCGTGCCCGCGCTGCTGGCGCTGCGCGGCCGGTGGCCGGTGCTGCGCCGCAACGCCGGCACGCTCGTGGTGTTCGGGCTGCTCGGGGTGGCCCTGGCCCAGGCCTGCTTCTTCAACGCGGTCCGCTACCTGCCGGTCGGCGTGGCCCTCCTGCTGGAATACCTGGGCATCGTGCTGGTGGTCGGCTGGATGTGGCTGGTCCACGGACAGCGGCCCCGGGCGCTCACCGTGGCCGGTTCCGTGACCGCCCTGTGCGGGCTCGTGTTCGTGCTGGACCTGACCGGTGCCGGCAGCCTCGACCCGGTCGGCGTCCTCTGGGGGCTCGGCGCCGGCGTGGGGCTGGCCGGTTACTTCGTCATCGCCGGCCGCGTCGATCCCGCGCTGCCGTCGGTGGTCATGGCCAGCGGCGGCATGGCCGTCGGCGCCCTGGTGCTGCTCCTGCTCGGGCTGGTCGGGGCGCTCCCGCTGCGCGCCGGCACCGCTGACGTGAGCTTCGCCGGGCACGAGATGAGCTGGCTCGTGCCGATCGCCGGCCTCTCGCTGATCGCCGCGGTGGTCGCCTACCTCACCGGCGTCGCCGGGGCCCGGCTGCTCGGCGCGCGGCTCTCCTCCTTCGTCGGGCTGACCGAGGTCATGTTCGCGGTGCTGATCGCCTGGCTGGTGCTGGACGAGCTGCCGACCGCCGTGCAGTTGCTCGGCGGGGCGCTCATCGTGGCCGGTGTGGCGCTGGTGCGGGTGGACGAGCTGCGCGCGGCCCCCGAGGCCGCCCCGTCCGCCACGGCCGAGCCGGCCCTGGCCGCCGAGCGATGA
- the cysS gene encoding cysteine--tRNA ligase, producing the protein MTLRLYDTATRSVRDFVPREAGKVGVYLCGLTLQAPPHIGHLRSGVNYDVLRRWLTASGFEVTFIRNLTDIDDKILVKATEQGRPFWSIAYDNEQILAASYRALNVLPPTYEPRATGHIPEMHELITRLIETGHAYPATDGSGDVYFDVASWPAYGSLSGQSPDDMQSAGDAPERGKRDPRDFALWKGAKPEEPADAYWPSPWGRGRPGWHIECSAMCWRYLGPEFDIHGGGLDLTFPHHENEIAQSQAADLPFARYWVHHGLLGIGGTKMGKSLGNTLDLDYVASLGVRPVELRYYYAAAHYRSRIDYSEDALREAAVAYRRIEGFVQRAAERVGAGHLGDLPGGYVAAMDDDLNTSAALAVLHEVVRDGNTALTAADDVTVRTTLAAARAMLDILGVDPLDPAWTGGGRADDLRGVVDSLIALALEQRAQARTRKDWAAADAVRDQLKQAGVVVEDTPQGPRWTIGEQD; encoded by the coding sequence GTGACGCTACGCCTGTATGACACCGCCACCCGTTCGGTGCGGGACTTCGTCCCGCGGGAAGCCGGCAAGGTGGGGGTCTACCTGTGTGGTCTCACCCTCCAGGCTCCGCCGCACATCGGTCACCTTCGTTCCGGTGTCAACTACGACGTGCTGCGCCGGTGGCTCACCGCCTCCGGTTTCGAGGTCACCTTCATCCGTAACCTGACCGACATCGACGACAAGATCCTGGTCAAGGCGACGGAGCAGGGGCGGCCGTTCTGGTCGATCGCGTACGACAACGAGCAGATCCTGGCGGCCTCCTACCGGGCCCTCAACGTGCTGCCCCCGACGTACGAGCCGCGGGCCACCGGGCACATCCCGGAGATGCACGAGCTGATCACCCGGCTGATCGAGACCGGGCACGCCTACCCGGCCACCGACGGCTCCGGCGACGTCTACTTCGACGTGGCCTCCTGGCCGGCCTACGGCTCGCTGTCCGGCCAGTCACCGGACGACATGCAGTCCGCCGGGGACGCCCCCGAGCGGGGCAAGCGCGACCCGCGCGACTTCGCGCTGTGGAAGGGCGCCAAGCCGGAGGAGCCGGCCGACGCCTACTGGCCGTCACCGTGGGGCCGGGGGCGGCCCGGCTGGCACATCGAGTGCTCGGCGATGTGCTGGCGCTACCTGGGGCCGGAGTTCGACATCCACGGCGGCGGGCTCGATCTCACCTTCCCGCACCACGAGAACGAGATCGCCCAGTCCCAGGCCGCCGATCTGCCCTTCGCCCGCTACTGGGTGCATCACGGCCTGCTCGGCATCGGCGGCACCAAGATGGGCAAGTCGCTCGGGAACACCCTCGACCTCGACTACGTGGCGTCCCTCGGGGTGCGCCCGGTGGAGCTGCGCTACTACTACGCCGCCGCCCACTACCGGTCCCGCATCGACTACTCGGAGGACGCCCTGCGCGAGGCCGCGGTCGCGTACCGGCGGATCGAGGGCTTCGTGCAGCGGGCCGCCGAGCGGGTCGGCGCCGGGCACCTCGGCGACCTGCCGGGCGGCTACGTGGCGGCGATGGACGACGACCTCAACACCTCGGCCGCCCTGGCCGTGCTGCACGAAGTGGTCCGCGACGGCAACACGGCGCTGACCGCCGCCGACGATGTGACCGTCCGCACGACGCTCGCCGCCGCCCGGGCGATGCTGGATATCCTCGGTGTCGACCCCCTGGATCCGGCCTGGACCGGCGGCGGCCGCGCGGACGACCTGCGCGGCGTGGTGGACTCCCTGATCGCGCTCGCCCTGGAGCAGCGCGCCCAGGCCCGCACCCGCAAGGACTGGGCCGCCGCCGACGCCGTACGCGACCAGCTCAAGCAGGCCGGCGTGGTCGTCGAGGACACCCCCCAGGGCCCGCGTTGGACTATTGGAGAGCAGGACTGA
- a CDS encoding histidine phosphatase family protein: MPSRLLYLVRHAEQDRPEEEADTGLSARGRRQATLLGERLRGADFAAVHHGPARRAAETAALVAAALPGVPVYADDRAGDHLPHDTDPAGLPDRYAEFLAAFTERERVDGPRVTAEAVARFATPPDEGDVRELIVTHNFLVGWLVRHALEAPERRWIGLNHQNAGLTVIRYAPGLPPALIAHNDVAHLPPELRATGLPEHYLI, encoded by the coding sequence ATGCCCAGCCGCCTGCTCTACCTGGTCCGCCACGCCGAACAGGACCGGCCGGAAGAGGAGGCGGACACCGGCCTGTCGGCGCGCGGGCGCCGGCAGGCGACGCTGCTGGGCGAGCGTCTGCGCGGCGCCGACTTCGCCGCCGTCCACCACGGGCCGGCACGCCGCGCCGCCGAGACGGCCGCGCTGGTCGCCGCCGCACTGCCGGGTGTTCCCGTGTACGCCGACGACCGGGCCGGGGACCACCTGCCGCACGACACCGATCCGGCCGGCCTGCCCGACCGGTACGCGGAATTCCTCGCCGCGTTCACCGAGCGCGAGCGGGTCGACGGACCGCGCGTGACGGCGGAGGCGGTGGCCCGCTTCGCGACCCCGCCCGACGAGGGCGACGTACGCGAGCTGATCGTCACGCACAACTTCCTGGTCGGGTGGCTGGTCCGCCACGCCCTGGAGGCCCCGGAACGGCGCTGGATCGGTCTGAACCACCAGAACGCCGGCCTGACCGTCATCCGCTACGCCCCGGGCCTCCCGCCGGCGTTGATCGCCCACAACGACGTCGCCCACCTTCCCCCGGAACTCCGCGCCACGGGCCTCCCGGAGCACTACCTCATCTGA
- a CDS encoding CGNR zinc finger domain-containing protein, which yields MLFAHDTECGLVAAAALVNTTGPDREGLPDVTALDEFFTAYGWTGRHEHTEAELREVRALRPRLRRIWHADADEVVAVVNGLLRESHALPQLVRHDDEPYHLHAVPRDAPLATRMAVEAAMALADLVRMDELSRLRLCDHPDCENVLVDLSKNRSRRFCDAGCGNRAAVSAYRARKAAAHS from the coding sequence TTGCTTTTTGCTCATGACACCGAGTGTGGCCTGGTCGCGGCCGCGGCGCTGGTCAACACAACCGGCCCGGACCGGGAGGGGCTGCCGGACGTGACGGCCCTCGACGAGTTCTTCACGGCGTACGGGTGGACCGGCCGGCACGAGCACACCGAGGCGGAGCTGCGCGAGGTGCGCGCGCTGCGGCCCCGGCTCCGCCGGATCTGGCACGCCGACGCCGACGAGGTGGTGGCCGTCGTCAACGGGCTGCTGCGGGAGTCGCACGCCCTGCCCCAGCTCGTCCGCCACGACGACGAGCCGTACCACCTGCACGCGGTGCCGCGGGACGCGCCGCTGGCCACCCGGATGGCGGTCGAGGCGGCCATGGCGCTGGCCGACCTGGTCCGGATGGACGAGCTGAGCCGGCTACGCCTCTGCGACCACCCGGACTGCGAGAACGTGCTGGTCGACCTCTCCAAGAACCGGTCCCGCCGGTTCTGCGACGCCGGTTGCGGCAACCGGGCGGCCGTGAGCGCCTACCGGGCCCGCAAGGCGGCGGCCCACTCCTGA
- a CDS encoding VOC family protein, with protein MTMTSISRSQIYVLDQDEALDFYVGKLGLEVNTDQDLGFMRWLTVNVPGDPEHEILLEKPGPPALDPATAERVRELLTKGAMSGWLCLTTDDARKAFEDLVAKGVDVTDEPTERPYGIDFGIRDPFGNRIRIGQMNPRA; from the coding sequence ATGACGATGACCTCGATTTCCCGCTCCCAGATCTACGTCCTCGACCAGGACGAGGCGCTCGACTTCTACGTCGGCAAGCTCGGCCTCGAGGTGAACACCGACCAGGACCTCGGCTTCATGCGGTGGCTCACGGTCAACGTGCCGGGCGACCCGGAGCACGAGATCCTGCTGGAGAAGCCCGGGCCGCCGGCCCTCGACCCGGCCACCGCCGAGCGGGTCCGGGAGCTGCTGACCAAGGGCGCCATGAGCGGCTGGCTCTGCCTCACCACGGACGACGCGCGCAAGGCCTTCGAGGACCTGGTGGCCAAGGGCGTGGACGTCACCGACGAGCCGACCGAGCGGCCGTACGGGATCGACTTCGGGATCCGCGACCCCTTCGGCAACCGGATCCGCATCGGTCAGATGAACCCCCGCGCCTGA
- a CDS encoding TMEM175 family protein: protein MPSFRAPGNNSDAGDREERRSTPVGAERDPKRVVAFSDAVIAIAVTLLVLEIRPPEDTRHLWQGLRELWPSYAAYFLTFLLIGQMWVNHHVMFDHIRSADRLVLLFNTLLLMQIAFLPFASAVLAGAFESGHGQRTAVLFYGIAYEVAAILFNVIWEYARRGRRLVDPDTDAASAAAISRRFRPAPVWIAVGTLLGAWHPVLGVAVLAAFVPFYWWPIKGEIASIRRAREHAGGEPA, encoded by the coding sequence ATGCCCTCGTTCCGCGCACCCGGCAACAACTCCGACGCTGGTGACCGGGAGGAGCGACGCAGCACTCCGGTCGGTGCGGAGCGAGACCCCAAGCGGGTCGTCGCCTTCAGTGACGCGGTCATCGCCATCGCCGTCACGCTGCTCGTCCTGGAGATCCGCCCGCCCGAGGACACCCGGCACCTCTGGCAGGGCCTCCGGGAACTGTGGCCCTCCTACGCGGCGTACTTCCTGACCTTCCTGCTCATCGGCCAGATGTGGGTGAACCACCACGTCATGTTCGACCACATCCGCTCCGCGGATCGGCTGGTCCTGCTCTTCAACACCCTCCTGCTGATGCAGATCGCCTTCCTGCCGTTCGCGTCCGCCGTGCTGGCCGGCGCCTTCGAGTCCGGCCACGGACAGCGGACCGCCGTCCTCTTCTACGGGATCGCCTACGAGGTGGCGGCGATCCTGTTCAACGTCATCTGGGAGTACGCGCGGCGCGGCCGCCGCCTCGTGGATCCGGACACCGACGCGGCTAGCGCGGCGGCGATCAGCAGGCGCTTCCGGCCGGCACCCGTGTGGATCGCCGTCGGGACCCTCCTGGGCGCATGGCACCCCGTTCTCGGCGTGGCGGTGCTCGCCGCGTTCGTTCCGTTCTACTGGTGGCCGATCAAGGGCGAGATCGCCAGCATCAGACGCGCGCGCGAGCACGCCGGCGGCGAACCCGCCTGA
- a CDS encoding IclR family transcriptional regulator: MDTAARAGETAQTLDRGLRLLHLVADAPGGLTVTEAANRLGVGRAAVYRLVGALTDHGMLRRDGEGRLRLGAGVLHLARRAQPLLAEGALPALRRLAEQAGATAHLTVVEGGEGVALAVVEPSWTSFHVAYRTGSRHPLERGAAGRAILAGRTGAAAPVSTSGELQSGAYGVAAPVLGVPGLEASVGVVSLTPLDVTEVGVQVAAAAESIAAALS, from the coding sequence GTGGACACGGCGGCACGGGCGGGAGAGACGGCGCAGACCCTGGACCGGGGGCTGCGCCTGCTGCACCTGGTCGCCGACGCGCCGGGCGGGCTGACCGTCACCGAGGCGGCGAACCGGCTCGGCGTCGGCCGGGCGGCGGTCTACCGGCTGGTCGGCGCGCTCACCGACCACGGCATGCTGCGCCGCGACGGCGAGGGCCGGCTCCGGCTCGGCGCCGGCGTGCTGCACCTGGCCCGGCGCGCCCAGCCGCTGCTCGCCGAGGGGGCACTGCCCGCACTGCGCCGGCTCGCCGAGCAGGCCGGCGCGACGGCCCACCTGACCGTGGTCGAGGGCGGCGAGGGGGTCGCCCTCGCGGTGGTCGAGCCGAGCTGGACCTCGTTCCACGTGGCGTACCGGACCGGATCGCGGCACCCGTTGGAGCGGGGCGCGGCCGGGCGGGCCATCCTGGCCGGCCGCACCGGCGCCGCGGCACCGGTGAGCACGAGCGGTGAACTGCAGTCCGGGGCGTACGGGGTGGCCGCGCCGGTCCTCGGGGTGCCGGGGCTGGAGGCGAGCGTCGGAGTGGTCTCGCTGACCCCACTGGACGTCACCGAGGTCGGCGTACAGGTCGCCGCCGCCGCCGAGTCGATCGCCGCGGCGCTGTCCTGA
- a CDS encoding sigma-70 family RNA polymerase sigma factor, with protein sequence MSDTDLLVRSFEEQRPRLRAVAHRMLGSAAEAEDAVQDTWLRLSRADVGAIDNLPGWLTTAVGRVCLDRLRSASARREEVTGEAGDEPAGEAVGGRDPEQEALLAESVGRALEVVLTTLGPTERLVFVLHDMFAVSFEEIAPVVERSTPAVRQIASRARRRVQTRSADPVTDPARQRRVVEAFLAASREGRFDDLVSLLDPCVVLRADAAAVRMGGTAEARGSSVVADFFNGRAQAAVPAFVDGLPGAVVVVDGRVRIALSFTVTDRIIGIETVADPEQLRALELVVG encoded by the coding sequence GTGAGCGACACCGACCTGTTGGTCCGCAGCTTCGAGGAACAGCGCCCCCGCCTGCGGGCGGTGGCCCACCGGATGCTCGGGTCCGCCGCCGAGGCCGAGGACGCCGTGCAGGACACCTGGCTCCGCCTGAGCCGAGCCGACGTCGGCGCCATCGACAATCTGCCCGGGTGGTTGACCACCGCGGTGGGCCGGGTCTGCCTGGACCGGCTGCGCTCGGCCAGTGCGCGGCGCGAGGAGGTCACCGGCGAGGCGGGCGACGAGCCGGCGGGCGAGGCGGTCGGCGGCCGCGACCCGGAGCAGGAGGCGCTGCTCGCCGAGTCGGTCGGCCGGGCGCTGGAGGTGGTGCTGACCACCCTCGGCCCCACCGAGCGGCTGGTGTTCGTGCTGCACGACATGTTCGCCGTCTCCTTCGAGGAGATCGCGCCGGTGGTGGAGCGCAGCACCCCGGCGGTGCGGCAGATCGCCAGCCGGGCCCGCCGCCGGGTGCAGACCCGGTCGGCCGACCCGGTCACCGACCCCGCCCGCCAGCGTCGGGTGGTGGAGGCGTTCCTCGCCGCGTCCCGGGAAGGGCGCTTCGACGACCTGGTCAGCCTCCTCGACCCGTGCGTGGTGCTGCGTGCGGACGCCGCGGCCGTGCGGATGGGTGGCACCGCGGAGGCGCGTGGCTCCTCGGTGGTGGCCGACTTCTTCAACGGCCGGGCCCAGGCCGCCGTCCCCGCGTTCGTGGACGGGCTGCCCGGCGCCGTGGTGGTCGTGGACGGCCGGGTCCGCATCGCGCTCAGCTTCACGGTCACCGACCGGATCATCGGCATCGAGACGGTGGCCGATCCCGAGCAGCTCCGCGCGCTCGAGCTGGTGGTGGGGTGA